The proteins below are encoded in one region of Nakamurella flava:
- a CDS encoding HAMP domain-containing sensor histidine kinase, protein MTAATPADPRPGADRPGPADDGVGDGIRTASLRRRVLVPTLAVVAVVITVFAVVVTSLLGSQLRGDLQERLRDRAGYAAVLQERGVTGQDLADELSGGGVFVAFASDGTDYVGRGGPAGPADPPRPGSDGGPGGPPQLPQPAVEPSVTIAEGDGLMTATVTLPGGTATLTATEDSVDSTLASLRTIQIVVGLVALLLTALALRQVVSASLRPLERMTAVARRIQAGARNRRLRPTHPHTELGRTAAAFDDMLDELESAETAAQTAEAAMRRFLADASHDLRTPLAGVVAAADALLRADPTTMSRADQEARLVAIVRQGRQAARLVDDLLTMARLDAESGATSPVPDRTPGRSADVAVVARAMIDDIALRRPEVRWGATGPQTATVAVEPDELRRILGNLLENAAAVSPPSGVVQVSWSVRPDLLALRVVDDGPGVAPADRQRIFDRFLRLSAARSGPGSGLGLPIARGLARRAGGDLVCRGRDDDRPGACFELVLPLAGRYVAEATEVAGPRPQATAVLRSAPTIPTAGQLVGRPSDG, encoded by the coding sequence GTGACCGCGGCAACCCCGGCGGACCCGCGGCCGGGGGCGGATCGACCGGGGCCCGCGGACGACGGCGTCGGCGACGGCATCCGGACCGCGTCGCTACGACGTCGCGTCCTGGTGCCCACCCTGGCGGTGGTCGCCGTCGTCATCACGGTGTTCGCCGTGGTGGTGACCTCGCTGCTGGGGTCGCAACTGCGGGGCGATCTGCAGGAGCGACTCCGGGACCGGGCCGGGTACGCGGCCGTGCTGCAGGAACGGGGGGTCACCGGCCAGGACCTGGCCGACGAGCTGTCCGGTGGCGGAGTGTTCGTCGCGTTCGCCAGCGACGGCACCGACTACGTCGGCCGGGGCGGCCCGGCAGGTCCGGCCGATCCACCGCGACCGGGGTCGGACGGTGGCCCGGGAGGCCCGCCGCAATTGCCACAGCCGGCCGTCGAACCCTCGGTGACGATCGCCGAGGGCGACGGTCTGATGACGGCGACGGTGACGTTGCCGGGGGGCACTGCGACCCTCACCGCCACCGAGGACTCGGTCGACAGCACCCTGGCCAGCCTGCGGACCATCCAGATCGTCGTCGGTCTGGTCGCCCTGCTGCTGACGGCGCTGGCGCTGCGGCAGGTGGTGTCGGCATCCCTGCGTCCGCTGGAACGGATGACGGCGGTGGCCCGGCGGATCCAGGCCGGCGCGCGCAACCGGCGGCTGCGACCCACGCATCCGCACACCGAACTGGGCCGGACGGCGGCGGCGTTCGACGACATGCTCGACGAACTCGAGTCGGCGGAGACCGCGGCGCAGACGGCGGAGGCGGCCATGCGCCGGTTCCTGGCCGACGCCTCGCACGACCTGCGCACGCCCCTGGCCGGGGTGGTGGCGGCGGCCGACGCACTGCTGCGCGCCGACCCGACGACGATGTCGCGCGCCGATCAGGAGGCGCGGCTGGTGGCGATCGTGCGGCAGGGCCGTCAGGCCGCTCGCCTGGTCGATGATCTGCTGACGATGGCCCGGTTGGACGCCGAGTCCGGCGCGACGTCCCCGGTGCCGGATCGGACGCCCGGGCGGAGCGCGGACGTGGCCGTGGTCGCCCGGGCGATGATCGACGACATCGCCCTGCGCCGGCCGGAGGTGCGGTGGGGGGCGACCGGACCGCAGACCGCCACGGTGGCCGTGGAGCCCGACGAACTGCGGCGCATCCTGGGCAACCTGCTGGAGAACGCCGCGGCGGTGAGCCCGCCCTCCGGGGTCGTCCAGGTGAGCTGGTCGGTCCGCCCGGACCTGCTGGCGCTCCGGGTCGTCGACGACGGCCCCGGCGTGGCTCCGGCGGACCGTCAGCGGATCTTCGACCGGTTCCTGCGCCTGTCGGCCGCGCGGTCCGGACCGGGCAGTGGCCTCGGACTGCCGATCGCCCGCGGGTTGGCCCGGCGAGCCGGTGGGGACCTGGTGTGTCGGGGTCGCGACGATGACCGTCCGGGCGCCTGTTTCGAGCTCGTGCTGCCGCTCGCCGGCCGGTACGTGGCGGAGGCGACCGAGGTGGCCGGTCCGCGCCCGCAGGCCACGGCGGTCCTCCGGAGCGCGCCGACCATTCCCACCGCAGGGCAGTTAGTAGGACGTCCTAGCGATGGCTAG
- a CDS encoding response regulator transcription factor — MNDQVSGAPGAPCVLVAEDDDTVREAVRECLADAGYRVLTAADGTEAIELAEREHPDVAVLDVMLPRRDGLSVARSIRAGSDVPVLFLTARDAVDDRLAGFAAGADDYLTKPFALAELLARIAVVLRRSGRVGVGRVVVGDLVIDEDAGAATRAGRDLQLTATELRLLGYLARHRDRVLSKTQILTQVWGYDAYDPNLVEAFVSTLRRKLELHGPRLVQTVRGIGYRLSLPALPAESVPAGADPMVGR, encoded by the coding sequence ATGAACGATCAGGTGAGCGGGGCGCCGGGTGCCCCCTGCGTGTTGGTCGCCGAGGACGACGACACCGTGCGCGAGGCCGTACGGGAGTGCCTCGCGGACGCCGGATACCGGGTGCTGACCGCGGCCGACGGAACCGAAGCCATCGAGCTCGCGGAGCGCGAACACCCCGATGTGGCCGTGCTGGACGTCATGCTGCCCCGCCGCGACGGGCTGTCCGTCGCGCGCTCGATCCGGGCCGGCTCCGATGTCCCGGTGCTCTTCCTGACCGCGCGGGACGCCGTCGACGATCGGTTGGCCGGCTTCGCCGCCGGTGCGGACGACTACCTGACCAAGCCTTTCGCGTTGGCCGAGCTGCTGGCCCGGATCGCCGTGGTGCTCCGGCGGTCCGGTCGGGTGGGGGTGGGGCGGGTGGTCGTCGGGGACCTGGTCATCGACGAGGACGCGGGTGCGGCGACCCGGGCCGGCCGCGACCTGCAGCTGACGGCGACCGAGTTGCGCCTGCTCGGCTACCTGGCCCGGCACCGCGACCGGGTGCTCTCGAAGACCCAGATCCTGACGCAGGTCTGGGGGTACGACGCTTACGACCCCAACCTGGTCGAGGCCTTCGTCTCCACCCTGCGCCGCAAACTCGAACTGCACGGGCCGCGGCTGGTGCAGACCGTGCGGGGGATCGGCTACCGGCTCTCGCTCCCGGCCCTGCCCGCGGAGAGTGTGCCGGCCGGCGCCGACCCGATGGTGGGGCGGTGA
- the gcvT gene encoding glycine cleavage system aminomethyltransferase GcvT, giving the protein MATDELLTSPLDDRHRALGATMGAFGGWSMPLSYAGGGVVAEHTAVRTAVGLFDVSHLGKASVVGPGAADFVNSCLSNDLTRIGPGRAQYTLCCLPSGGVLDDLIAYLVSPDEVFLVPNAANTAQVVQALAAAAPPEITVTDRHRDFGVLAVQGPRSADVLAELGLPHDLPYMAWADGEFAGRPVRVCRTGYSGEHGYELLPEWDATPALWDRLVLEVTAAGGRPAALGARDTLRTEMGYPLHGQDLGPDISPVQARSGWAVGWSKPAFFGREALLAEKQAGPARQLWGLRALDRGVPRAHQTVVAADGSPVGETTSGTFSPTLGVGIALALLDTASGVGPGDELAVDVRGRKLRVEVTKPPFVESHVR; this is encoded by the coding sequence ATGGCCACCGACGAGCTGCTCACCTCCCCGCTGGACGACCGCCACCGCGCACTCGGCGCCACCATGGGTGCCTTCGGGGGGTGGTCGATGCCGCTGTCCTACGCCGGGGGCGGGGTGGTGGCCGAGCACACCGCGGTCCGCACGGCGGTCGGCCTCTTCGACGTCTCCCACCTGGGCAAGGCCTCGGTGGTCGGGCCCGGGGCGGCGGACTTCGTCAACTCCTGCCTGTCCAACGACCTGACGCGCATCGGACCCGGCCGGGCCCAGTACACGTTGTGTTGCCTTCCGTCCGGCGGGGTGCTGGACGATCTGATCGCCTACCTCGTCTCACCGGATGAGGTGTTCCTGGTGCCGAACGCGGCGAACACGGCGCAGGTGGTGCAGGCACTGGCCGCCGCCGCACCGCCCGAGATCACCGTCACCGACCGCCACCGTGACTTCGGGGTGCTGGCCGTCCAGGGTCCGCGGTCGGCCGACGTGCTCGCCGAGCTGGGGCTGCCCCACGACCTGCCGTACATGGCCTGGGCCGACGGCGAGTTCGCCGGACGACCGGTCCGGGTCTGCCGCACCGGCTACTCCGGCGAGCACGGTTACGAATTGCTCCCGGAATGGGACGCGACCCCCGCGCTGTGGGACCGCCTGGTCCTGGAGGTCACCGCCGCCGGCGGACGACCCGCCGCCCTCGGAGCCCGCGACACCCTGCGGACCGAGATGGGCTACCCCCTGCACGGCCAGGACCTCGGTCCGGACATCAGCCCGGTACAGGCCCGGTCCGGTTGGGCCGTCGGCTGGTCCAAGCCGGCGTTCTTCGGGCGTGAGGCTCTGCTCGCGGAGAAGCAGGCGGGGCCGGCCCGTCAGCTGTGGGGCCTACGGGCCCTCGACCGGGGAGTGCCCCGCGCCCACCAGACGGTCGTGGCCGCCGACGGCAGCCCGGTCGGGGAGACGACGTCGGGCACCTTCTCACCCACCCTCGGGGTGGGGATCGCCCTCGCGCTGCTCGACACCGCGTCCGGGGTGGGTCCGGGCGACGAACTGGCCGTGGACGTCCGCGGTCGCAAGCTGCGGGTCGAGGTGACCAAGCCGCCGTTCGTCGAGTCGCACGTGCGGTGA
- a CDS encoding leucyl aminopeptidase, translated as MSQPDLLPTAPPLPEVTVTAEAAVTVAADAVVVGLWTGADGPVAADPSFESVVSAVRLAGASGKAGSVTVLPAAAAGIELSADRLVTVGLGPRPVGTGLSDTERDRVRTAAGAATRALAGRTVIVSTLGAVDLTAAVEGHLLGGYVFDTYKKPGEAPVGRIVLAGVAASDAADQVRSAAVGVQAAALARSLVNTAPNDLFPAEFAARAEVAAQELGLDVEVLDEKALAAGGYGGILGVGSGSSRPPRLVRLAWSPADPVATVALVGKGITFDSGGLSIKPAAKMDQMTSDMSGAAAVVATVLAAARLELPVRVIAYAALAENLPSATAYRPGDVLRHYGGDGPGKTVHVLNTDAEGRLVLADALVRAGQDGPDAILETSTLTGAQIVALGKRTMGVMGDPALRDRVAELARSVGEGAWAMPLPEHLGEGLDSALADLQNISGEPSGGMLVAGHYLSRFVPDGVPWAHLDVAGPAFHDGKPYGYIGTGGTGVPVRTLLAVLQDIAVHGVGERTEV; from the coding sequence GTGTCCCAGCCGGACCTGCTGCCCACCGCCCCACCCCTGCCCGAGGTGACGGTCACCGCCGAGGCCGCGGTGACGGTGGCCGCGGACGCCGTGGTCGTCGGGCTGTGGACCGGTGCGGACGGGCCGGTCGCCGCCGACCCGTCCTTCGAGTCGGTCGTCTCCGCCGTCCGACTGGCCGGCGCATCCGGCAAGGCCGGGTCCGTCACCGTCCTTCCGGCCGCGGCCGCCGGGATCGAACTGTCGGCCGATCGGCTGGTCACCGTCGGGCTGGGCCCGCGGCCGGTCGGAACGGGCCTGTCGGACACCGAACGTGACCGGGTCCGTACCGCGGCCGGCGCGGCCACCCGCGCACTGGCCGGACGGACGGTGATCGTGTCGACCCTGGGCGCCGTCGACCTGACCGCCGCGGTCGAGGGACACCTGCTGGGTGGCTACGTCTTCGACACCTACAAGAAGCCGGGCGAGGCTCCGGTCGGCCGGATCGTGCTGGCCGGGGTCGCCGCGAGCGACGCGGCCGATCAGGTGCGCTCGGCCGCGGTGGGCGTGCAGGCCGCCGCCCTGGCCCGATCCCTGGTCAACACCGCACCGAACGACCTCTTCCCGGCCGAGTTCGCCGCGCGAGCCGAGGTCGCGGCCCAGGAGCTCGGCCTCGACGTCGAGGTGCTGGACGAGAAGGCGCTCGCCGCCGGCGGGTACGGCGGCATCCTCGGGGTGGGTTCCGGCTCGTCCCGGCCGCCCCGGCTGGTCCGTCTCGCCTGGTCCCCGGCGGATCCGGTGGCCACCGTCGCCCTGGTCGGCAAGGGCATCACGTTCGACTCCGGCGGCCTGTCGATCAAGCCCGCCGCAAAGATGGACCAGATGACCTCGGACATGTCCGGGGCGGCGGCCGTGGTCGCCACCGTGCTGGCTGCCGCCCGCCTGGAGCTGCCGGTCCGGGTCATCGCCTACGCCGCACTCGCCGAGAACCTGCCGTCCGCCACCGCCTACCGCCCCGGCGACGTGCTGCGTCACTACGGGGGTGACGGCCCTGGCAAGACCGTGCACGTCCTGAACACCGACGCCGAGGGCCGGCTGGTGCTGGCCGACGCCCTGGTCCGGGCCGGTCAGGACGGGCCGGACGCGATCCTGGAGACCTCGACGCTGACCGGCGCCCAGATCGTGGCGCTGGGCAAACGCACGATGGGCGTCATGGGTGACCCGGCGCTACGCGATCGGGTCGCCGAGTTGGCCCGTTCCGTCGGGGAGGGCGCCTGGGCCATGCCCCTGCCCGAACACCTCGGTGAGGGCCTCGACTCCGCGCTCGCCGATCTGCAGAACATCTCCGGGGAACCGAGCGGCGGGATGCTCGTCGCCGGCCACTACCTGTCGCGCTTCGTCCCGGACGGTGTGCCCTGGGCCCACCTCGACGTGGCCGGGCCGGCCTTCCACGACGGGAAGCCCTACGGGTACATCGGCACCGGCGGGACCGGGGTGCCGGTGCGCACCCTGCTCGCGGTCCTGCAGGACATCGCCGTCCATGGCGTCGGCGAGCGGACCGAGGTCTGA
- a CDS encoding oxidoreductase: MGLRSWFGRGRRSDGASRPGRAERKAVVTDLAEWAERRRGVEVFVEPKTAVTESSVVLVAADGEFTRRRVPSPEAARAFAHDHQLPIYDATIVGYPQRMRDYSRRQNILERRAREQRG, encoded by the coding sequence ATGGGTCTGCGGTCTTGGTTCGGGCGGGGACGACGATCGGACGGTGCGTCGCGCCCCGGCCGGGCCGAACGCAAGGCGGTGGTGACCGATCTCGCCGAGTGGGCTGAACGCCGTCGCGGCGTCGAGGTGTTCGTCGAGCCGAAGACCGCCGTCACCGAGAGCAGCGTGGTGCTGGTCGCCGCGGACGGCGAATTCACGCGCCGACGGGTGCCGTCGCCGGAGGCTGCCCGCGCCTTCGCCCACGACCATCAACTGCCGATCTACGACGCGACCATCGTCGGTTATCCGCAGCGCATGCGGGACTACTCCCGCCGCCAGAACATCCTCGAGCGACGGGCGAGGGAGCAGCGCGGCTGA
- the lpdA gene encoding dihydrolipoyl dehydrogenase, with protein MSETNVDLVVLGGGSGGYAAALRAAELGSSVVLIEKEKVGGTCLHWGCVPAKTLLHAAEVADEAREGASIGVKTSFDGVDVPALLKYKDGIINRLYKGLQGLVKSRKIQLVEGEGKFVGPNKVVVGGDTYVGKDVILATGSYSRSLPGLEIEGRVITSTQALSLEWIPEKAIVLGGGVIGVEFASTWASFGTEVTIIEALPTLVPLEDPWASKLLERAFRKRKINFKTGVRFQGVKQDDSGVTVSLEDGTTLSADLLLVAVGRGPATAGCGYEEAGITMDRGFVITDERLHTNLPNVYAVGDIVPGLQLAHRGFQQGIFVAEEIAGLNPKVIADVDIPKITYCDPNVASVGYSEAKAKEKFGGDAIESYVYDLGGNGKSQILKTAGGVKVIRVKEGPIIGVHMVGARIGELLAEAQLIVGWEAYPEDVAPFIHAHPSQQEAVGEAMLALAGKPLHVHD; from the coding sequence ATGAGTGAGACCAACGTCGACCTGGTGGTCCTCGGGGGCGGTTCCGGCGGATACGCCGCCGCCCTGCGAGCCGCGGAACTCGGCTCGTCGGTCGTCCTGATCGAGAAGGAGAAGGTCGGCGGGACCTGCCTGCACTGGGGCTGCGTCCCGGCCAAGACCCTCCTGCACGCCGCCGAGGTCGCCGACGAGGCCCGCGAGGGCGCCTCGATCGGCGTGAAGACCAGCTTCGACGGGGTTGACGTCCCCGCGCTGCTGAAGTACAAGGACGGCATCATCAACCGGCTCTACAAGGGCCTGCAGGGTCTGGTGAAGTCGCGCAAGATCCAGCTGGTCGAGGGCGAGGGCAAGTTCGTCGGACCGAACAAGGTCGTCGTCGGCGGCGACACCTACGTCGGCAAGGACGTCATCCTGGCCACCGGCTCGTACTCCCGCAGCCTGCCCGGCCTGGAGATCGAGGGTCGCGTGATCACGTCCACCCAGGCGCTGAGCCTGGAGTGGATCCCGGAGAAGGCGATCGTGCTGGGCGGCGGTGTCATCGGCGTCGAGTTCGCCTCCACCTGGGCCTCGTTCGGTACCGAGGTCACCATCATCGAGGCGCTGCCGACCCTGGTTCCGCTCGAAGACCCGTGGGCTTCCAAGCTGCTGGAGCGCGCGTTCCGCAAGCGCAAGATCAACTTCAAGACCGGCGTCCGGTTCCAGGGCGTCAAGCAGGACGACTCTGGCGTCACCGTGTCCCTGGAGGACGGGACCACCCTGTCCGCCGACCTGCTGCTGGTCGCCGTCGGCCGCGGTCCCGCGACCGCGGGCTGCGGGTACGAAGAAGCCGGCATCACCATGGATCGCGGCTTCGTCATCACCGACGAGCGGCTGCACACCAACCTGCCGAACGTGTACGCCGTCGGCGACATCGTCCCCGGCCTGCAGCTGGCCCACCGTGGCTTCCAGCAGGGCATCTTCGTCGCCGAGGAGATCGCGGGCCTGAACCCCAAGGTCATCGCCGACGTCGACATCCCGAAGATCACCTACTGCGACCCGAACGTCGCCTCGGTCGGCTACAGCGAGGCCAAGGCCAAGGAGAAGTTCGGCGGCGACGCGATCGAGTCGTACGTCTACGACCTGGGCGGTAACGGCAAGTCGCAGATCCTCAAGACCGCCGGTGGCGTCAAGGTCATCCGGGTCAAGGAGGGCCCGATCATCGGCGTGCACATGGTCGGCGCCCGGATCGGTGAACTGCTGGCCGAGGCGCAGCTGATCGTCGGCTGGGAGGCCTACCCGGAGGACGTCGCACCGTTCATCCACGCCCACCCGAGCCAGCAGGAAGCCGTCGGCGAGGCGATGCTCGCGCTCGCCGGCAAGCCGCTGCACGTGCACGACTGA
- the sucB gene encoding 2-oxoglutarate dehydrogenase, E2 component, dihydrolipoamide succinyltransferase gives MSQSVQMPALGESVTEGTVTRWLKNVGDQVEVDEPLVEVSTDKVDTEIPSPFSGVLQKITVGEDETAEVGAELGVIGDGSGAGDGDAAEEAPEASEPEPEPEATSQSDAPAEAPSTETDEPAEKPTAGTGGGSAGGTSITLPEMGESVTEGTVTRWLKAVGDEVAVDEPLVEVSTDKVDTEVPSPIAGTLLKITAGEDETIEVGAELGVIGDASAAAPEPEAKPEPKPEPKPEPKPEPKPEPKPEPKPEPKPEPKPAPPAPKPPAPKPADSALPPAKAPEGVYVTPVIRKLASDTGVDLSTITGSGVGGRIRREDVVAAAEAAKKAAAEPAAPAAAPAPAAPAAKAGGGAPKPDAAAEALIGTTQKLPRIRQSIAKNMRMGLDVAAQLTTVMEVDVTRVAALRAKAKASFSAREGVNLSFLPFFVKAALEAAKVYPVINSTLSDDLKEITYHGNVHLGIAVDTPRGLIVPVIKNADDLNIAGIARKIADLAKRTRDNKIGPDELSGGTFTITNTGSVGALFDTPIFVPPQSAILGTGAIVKRPVVIADADGNDVIAVRSMMYLALSYDHRNIDGADASRFLGLVKKRIESGEFEGELGL, from the coding sequence ATGTCCCAGTCCGTACAGATGCCGGCCCTCGGTGAGAGCGTCACCGAGGGAACCGTCACCCGCTGGCTCAAGAACGTGGGCGACCAGGTCGAGGTCGACGAGCCGTTGGTCGAGGTCTCGACCGACAAGGTGGACACCGAGATCCCCTCCCCGTTCAGCGGGGTGCTGCAGAAGATCACGGTGGGCGAGGACGAGACCGCCGAGGTCGGTGCCGAACTCGGCGTGATCGGGGACGGATCCGGGGCCGGTGACGGGGACGCGGCCGAGGAGGCTCCCGAGGCGTCGGAGCCGGAACCGGAGCCGGAGGCCACGTCGCAGTCGGACGCCCCGGCCGAGGCGCCGTCGACCGAGACCGACGAGCCCGCTGAGAAGCCCACCGCCGGCACCGGTGGCGGTTCGGCCGGCGGCACGTCCATCACGCTGCCGGAGATGGGCGAGTCGGTTACCGAGGGCACCGTCACCCGGTGGCTCAAGGCCGTCGGTGACGAGGTCGCGGTCGACGAGCCGCTGGTCGAGGTGTCCACCGACAAGGTCGACACCGAGGTGCCCTCCCCCATCGCCGGCACGCTGCTGAAGATCACCGCGGGCGAGGACGAGACCATCGAGGTCGGAGCCGAGCTGGGTGTCATCGGCGACGCGTCCGCCGCGGCCCCGGAGCCCGAGGCCAAGCCGGAACCCAAGCCCGAGCCCAAGCCGGAACCCAAGCCCGAGCCCAAGCCGGAACCCAAGCCCGAGCCCAAGCCGGAACCGAAGCCCGAGCCCAAGCCGGCGCCGCCGGCCCCGAAGCCGCCGGCCCCCAAGCCGGCCGACTCGGCGCTGCCGCCGGCCAAGGCCCCGGAGGGCGTCTACGTCACCCCGGTCATCCGCAAGCTGGCCTCCGACACCGGGGTCGACCTGTCCACGATCACCGGCAGCGGCGTCGGCGGGCGCATCCGCCGTGAGGACGTCGTGGCCGCGGCCGAGGCCGCCAAGAAGGCCGCCGCCGAGCCCGCAGCCCCGGCTGCAGCACCGGCCCCGGCCGCCCCCGCGGCCAAGGCCGGCGGCGGAGCCCCGAAGCCGGACGCGGCGGCCGAAGCCCTCATCGGTACGACGCAGAAACTGCCGCGAATCCGTCAGTCCATCGCCAAGAACATGCGTATGGGTCTGGACGTCGCCGCTCAGCTGACCACCGTCATGGAGGTCGACGTCACCCGGGTGGCGGCCCTGCGGGCCAAGGCCAAGGCGTCGTTCTCGGCGCGCGAGGGCGTCAACCTCTCGTTCCTGCCGTTCTTTGTGAAGGCGGCGCTGGAGGCGGCGAAGGTCTACCCGGTGATCAACTCGACGCTGTCGGACGATCTGAAGGAGATCACCTACCACGGCAACGTCCATCTGGGCATCGCGGTCGACACCCCGCGTGGCCTCATCGTCCCGGTCATCAAGAACGCCGATGACCTGAACATCGCCGGGATCGCCCGCAAGATCGCCGACCTGGCCAAGCGGACCCGGGACAACAAGATCGGTCCGGACGAGCTGTCCGGCGGCACGTTCACCATCACCAACACCGGTTCGGTGGGCGCGCTGTTCGACACCCCGATCTTCGTGCCGCCGCAGTCCGCCATCCTGGGCACCGGGGCCATCGTCAAGCGGCCGGTGGTCATCGCCGACGCCGACGGCAACGACGTCATCGCCGTCCGGTCGATGATGTACCTGGCCCTGTCCTACGACCACCGCAACATCGATGGTGCCGACGCCAGCCGTTTCCTCGGCCTGGTGAAGAAGCGCATCGAGTCCGGTGAGTTCGAGGGCGAACTGGGGCTCTAA
- a CDS encoding TIGR01777 family oxidoreductase, with protein MRIIAAGVSGFLGARLTSALTADGHDVVRLVRRPAQGPAESTWDPDRGQLDHAVFDGADAVINLCGAGIGDHRWTHQYKQLLWSSRVTPTRVLAEECAQSGVPTLLNASGTGFYGARHDTRIDTERSPAGETFLAEVCVDWEAATDAAVQDDVRVVLLRTAPVIGRDGGMLTQLAPVIKLGLGGRLGRGDQWFPWISVTDWVRAVRHLLGSTVDGAVNMTAPYPVTNAEFMSALARQYHRPAPWVVPAPALHLVLGQFAEELLGGQRAVPTVLHDDGFEFSHRTLDVALAAELG; from the coding sequence ATGCGCATCATCGCCGCTGGTGTGAGCGGATTCCTCGGTGCCCGGCTGACGTCGGCGTTGACCGCCGACGGGCACGACGTCGTCCGTCTGGTCCGCCGACCGGCCCAGGGACCGGCGGAAAGCACCTGGGACCCGGACCGCGGTCAGCTCGACCACGCGGTGTTCGACGGCGCCGACGCCGTGATCAACCTGTGCGGCGCCGGCATCGGTGATCACCGCTGGACCCATCAGTACAAGCAGCTGCTCTGGTCGTCCCGGGTCACCCCTACGCGGGTGCTGGCCGAGGAATGCGCGCAGTCGGGTGTGCCCACGCTCCTCAACGCGTCCGGCACCGGCTTCTACGGAGCCCGCCACGACACCCGCATCGACACCGAGCGCTCACCGGCCGGTGAGACGTTCCTGGCCGAGGTCTGCGTCGATTGGGAGGCGGCCACCGACGCAGCCGTCCAGGACGACGTCCGGGTGGTGCTGCTGCGGACCGCCCCGGTCATCGGCCGGGACGGGGGCATGCTCACCCAGCTGGCCCCGGTGATCAAGCTGGGTCTCGGTGGCCGGCTCGGCCGCGGCGACCAGTGGTTCCCGTGGATCTCGGTGACCGACTGGGTCCGCGCGGTCCGGCACCTGCTGGGCTCGACGGTGGACGGGGCGGTCAACATGACCGCGCCCTACCCGGTGACGAACGCCGAGTTCATGTCCGCGTTGGCCCGCCAGTACCACCGGCCGGCTCCCTGGGTCGTTCCCGCCCCCGCCCTGCATCTGGTCCTCGGTCAGTTCGCCGAGGAACTCCTGGGCGGACAGCGGGCCGTCCCGACGGTGCTGCACGACGACGGGTTCGAGTTCTCCCACCGGACCCTGGACGTCGCGCTGGCCGCCGAGCTGGGCTGA
- a CDS encoding TIGR03943 family putative permease subunit — protein MNKETQSVVVSLLGGLLVSITLSGRFTSYVKPGFAPLLLIGGGVLIVVGVVSLILALRDDSRQRKAATTGHGPASAIGAPGTNSADTATPVEDAHGHDHDRSRAPWLIVVPVLVLLLVAPPALGADAVARNATSQALNGAVQNAPTLNDQSGAGGGSTGGYAFNDGSGSVTDASGSRRIQHFPALPDGDNPTIGMKDFVLRALYDADNSLTGRPVTVVGFIAPPGDGYSDGYTIARMVISCCAADANPMQLHVDGPAPYPVDTWVSAVVSPVDNTATLDNGYVPTVTVTSLTPIDQPADPYEN, from the coding sequence ATGAACAAGGAAACGCAGTCCGTCGTGGTCAGCCTGCTCGGTGGGCTGCTGGTGTCGATCACCCTGTCGGGACGGTTCACGTCCTACGTCAAGCCGGGTTTCGCGCCGCTGCTGCTCATCGGCGGCGGCGTGTTGATCGTGGTCGGTGTCGTGTCGCTGATCCTGGCCCTGCGGGACGACTCCCGGCAGCGGAAGGCCGCGACGACCGGGCACGGGCCGGCGTCAGCGATCGGCGCGCCGGGGACGAACTCGGCGGACACCGCCACCCCGGTCGAGGACGCTCACGGGCACGACCACGACAGGTCGCGCGCTCCCTGGCTCATCGTCGTCCCGGTGCTGGTGCTGCTGCTCGTCGCCCCGCCGGCCCTGGGCGCGGACGCCGTCGCCCGCAACGCGACCTCGCAGGCGCTCAACGGGGCCGTGCAGAACGCACCCACACTCAACGACCAGTCCGGCGCCGGCGGCGGTTCCACGGGCGGATACGCGTTCAACGACGGCAGCGGCTCGGTGACCGACGCCAGCGGTTCCCGGCGCATCCAGCACTTCCCGGCGCTGCCGGACGGCGACAACCCCACCATCGGCATGAAGGATTTCGTGCTGCGGGCGCTGTACGACGCCGACAACTCGTTGACCGGTCGCCCGGTCACCGTCGTCGGCTTCATCGCCCCACCCGGAGACGGATACAGCGACGGCTACACCATCGCCCGGATGGTCATCAGCTGCTGCGCGGCGGACGCCAACCCCATGCAGCTGCACGTCGACGGCCCGGCCCCGTACCCGGTCGACACCTGGGTGTCGGCGGTCGTGTCCCCGGTCGACAACACCGCGACCCTCGACAACGGGTACGTCCCGACGGTCACCGTCACGTCGCTGACGCCGATCGACCAGCCCGCGGACCCGTACGAGAACTAG